The Xiphias gladius isolate SHS-SW01 ecotype Sanya breed wild chromosome 7, ASM1685928v1, whole genome shotgun sequence genome window below encodes:
- the rbm7 gene encoding RNA-binding protein 7, with product MGIEDETDRTLFIRNLDPRVTEELLFELFLQAGPLIKTKIPKDSDGKQKTFGFAVYRHEVSVPYAMQLLNGTSLFGRTIHVQFRSGSSHSSSPGNSQNSSPANTPNPHGQRTPIQFSSPPYTPPQMQRSFSSPDNLQKHVMMSNMMWQLHMQQLEQVNGGFSKPLQRQPPAGGNSGGAGSRHHDNSPYRHHPFHMNSGSRSQRHADESGSGRHQPHGHSRDSYHHQSDRSGNRQHDSRGGNRHHDDRSGSRGYQDSRWRRY from the exons ATGGGAATAGAGGATGAAACGGACCGGACGCTCTTCATAAGAAATTTAGATCCAAGAGTGACGGAGGAGCTTTTGTTCGAACTGTTTTTACAG GCAGGACCTCTCATCAAAACTAAAATCCCAAAAGACTCGGATGGGAAACAGAAAACCTTTGGTTTTGCCGTTTACAGACACGAAGTGTCCGTGCCGTATGCCATGCAGCTACTCAACGGGACATCGCTGTTTGGGAGAACTATTCATGTGCAGTTCAGATCAG GTAGCAGTCATAGCAGCAGTCCAGGGAACTCGCAGAATTCAAGTCCTGCAAATACCCCAAATCCTCACGGCCAGAG GACTCCGATCCAGTTCAGTTCTCCACCATATACTCCTCCCCAAATGCAGAGGTCCTTTTCGTCTCCCGATAATCTGCAGAAGCATGTCATG ATGAGCAACATGATGTGGCAGCTCCACATGCAGCAGCTCGAGCAGGTGAACGGCGGCTTCTCCAAGCCTCTGCAGAGGCAGCCGCCTGCAGGTGGAAATTCTGGTGGAGCTGGCTCAAGGCACCACGACAACAGCCCCTATCGGCATCATCCGTTCCACATGAACAGTGGCAGCAGAAGCCAGCGCCACGCAGACGAATCAGGATCCGGCCGTCATCAGCCACACGGCCACAGCCGGGACAGCTATCACCACCAGAGCGACCGGAGCGGCAACCGTCAGCATGACAGCAGAGGTGGAAACAGACATCATGACGACAGGAGCGGCAGCCGCGGCTACCAAGATAGTAGATGGCGACGGTACTGA